The nucleotide sequence TCACGGTCTTCGTGGCCGTGGCCGGGGTGCGGGAGTCGGAGATGGAAGCGGTGGCACGAGCGGTCCTCCCCAAGTTCTTCATGGATGATGTGAACATGGCGGCTTGGAACGTGTTCAGCTCGTTTAAGAGTAAAGTGGTGGTGACGAGTTGGCCACGGGTGATGGTGGAGAGGTTTGTGAAGGATCACCTGCATGCCGACGACGTTGTGGGGCGTGAACTCGAGATCAGTCGCTTCGGATATGCCACCGGTTTCTTCAAGCGAGCAGAGAAGGACTCGCCCCTCTGCAAACTGCGCGCAATCTTTAAAGATGACAAGCCTGATGCGGGTTTCGGCAGACGGACGTCGGCGCGGTCGTTCTTGTCCTTTTGCAAGGTGCAAAGACTGTTGATGCATCCATGATTGAATCTTGTTACAGTCTGATAAGAACCCTAATTCCATTTGGTGCATGCAGGAACAGTATCACCTTCCGATGGCAGCTTGTGACCTGAAGCAGAGCCAAGAGTTAAGCCGGCCTCGGCCCGTCGTCTTCCACGATGGCCGGCTCGTCGCTCGCCCCACACCCCTCACGGCGCTCCTCATCGTCCTGTGGATGCCACTCGGCGTCGTTGTGGCCTTCGTCCGAATCACCATCGGTCTGATCATCCCCATCCGGTGGATCCCCGCCGTTGCACCTTTCTTGGGCGGGAAGCTCATCATGCGAGGACGGCCTCCGCCGCCAGCTGCCACCTCGAAGGGCGGCGTCCTCTTCGTGTGCACCCACCGCACCCTCATGGACCCGGTGGTCCTCTCCATGGTCCTCGGCCGCAAGGTCGCCGCCGTCACGTACTCAATCTCCCGCCTGTCGGAGATCCTGTCGCCGATACCGACGATTCGACTGACCAGGGACCGTCGGGTCGACGCGGAGCGCATCAAATCCGAGCTAGCGAAAGGCGACCTCGTGGTGTGCCCGGAAGGCACGACGTGCCGGGAGCCCTTCTTGCTAAGGTTCAGCGCGCTCTTCGCCGAGCTGACGGACCAGATCGTGCCGGTGGCCATGAACTACCGAGTGGGGTTTTTCCATGCAACGACAGCCAGGGGATGGAAAGCCATGGAtccaatcttcttcttcatgaacCCAAGGCCGGTGTACGAGGTCACTTTCCTTAACCAATTGCCGATGGAGGCGACGTGCTCGGCGGGGAAGAGCCCATACGATGTGGCCAACTATGTGCAGAGGATTCTCGGCGCCACGCTTGGGTTCGAGTGCACCAACTTCACGAGGAAGGACAAGTACAGGGTGCTTGCAGGTAACGACGGCACGGTCAACTTCAAATCAACTACACCATGGATGGCAAGAGTGAAGGAGGTGATGTGATTTCTTCTGCAGTAGGGAAGGTTGCCCCCGGCAGGGGGTTTGCAGTAAACATTGTGTCAATAGGATTTATTTTGCATTCTTatatatttgattcatttgatgtaTTACTAATTGTTGAATTCCGCATGATGTAGTAAATAATTACCAATTATTGTGTAAACATGATTATATGAAGGAATATATATTGCATTCTTACAAGTAATTTTTttgattatatgatatatttctttATCATATATATTTCTTTAAGCATTCACTACTATCAGTATAATATTATTaacataaatttaattaatttatactCAACAAGTTAATTTGTTAATTATCTCATCATCAATAAATCGAGCTGAAGGCACATAATAGTCCGAAATCATTActatatcatattttaattagTTGTAAAcgagaaataataaaaagatcgAATTGTGTTATAAAGTAGACCTAACCATTTTAATCATTTAATGTTACATCTATTAAGTTAATAGATCGCTGATCTTACCAACTCCGATCTCCTCTCTTATATCAATGACACGATTAATGCCAATTAATTCAAACATATTAGTCTAtttaaccttatatatatatatatatatatatatatatatatatatactgttttCTTTATTTCAGAAAGATATCGTATCATTTCATTCAATGAAAGAATAATTTGGTATCGGAAGGCCACCCGACTTTCCATAAGTGGTAACACTTTGTGGGTTTCCATATCTGCTCCGCGTAACGCACCCGAAACGACCGTCGACGATTCCCTACGCGCACATTGCGCTGACCGCGGCCACCGTTCCCTCCCCCTTCCGACACGTGTACGAGAAGCCCCGGTGATCGCCACCACTTACGTACGTGCACTCCTTcgtcctctctgtctctctctctcccccgccCTTTAATTCCGTTTCAGACACCCTTCCCTGGAGGAAGATTCCACCATCTGCCTGGAGAAGCATACAGATTCGAGCTTTGAGGAGTTTGggaacggagagagagagagagagagagaggagggagccGATGAAGACGGACGAAGAGATGGGGCCCGACAGGGGCGTGGTGTTCGAGACGGACGACGAGGACAACCTCGCCCACCAGCACGGTGGATCCGACTGCTCCCCATCGTCTTCCTCGCCCTCCTCGGCGTCCTCTTACGGCGATCACATTGGGGGAGATCCCAGTTCTTATCAGACCACCTGGCCTCAGAGCTACAGGTACTCCTCTCCCGTAATCCAATGAGGAAGAACAGAGCCGCAAATGGGGAACCGTGATGGGTTTGGTGATTGTAATTTGCAGGCCATCGATCGACGTATTTAGCAGCGTGCCATCTCCGAGAGTTGGGTTCTTGGCAGGATCCAGTTTGGTCCGCGTGGGCAGCTCATTCCTGAGGGCTTCGATGGTTTCCACCCACGAAGACGAGCTATCCTTTACCAAACCCTTCGTGTCCTATGATTCGGTGACAGACCACGATGGACCTGAGGCAATTCCTCCTCCCGATGTTCCAATGAAAAGCTCCTTTGCTTTTGCTTCTTACTGTGAATTGCCTCCACCACATCAATGCTCTGCTGCTCAAGCAGTGGTCAATGGTATCATTAAGTCGATGCACTCCACCATCCTTTTCCTCTTTCTGCTTTTACTGGGCAGTTTATTCAACTTTTAAGAATTGCAGCTTAAATGCACCAAATTTCTTATTTGTTCATGCATTCTAAACatgtttcttcttctctttctctagaATCTTATTCGAGGTTACTATTGAACGAAATTTATCACTTGCATAAGCTCCAATTGTGCAGGATGCTCATAAAAACTAAAATGAGCTAATTAAGTTTCTACTGTTCATACCATTCCATCCAGCCAAAGAACTCATCTTTCTTAGGCTCCTTGTTAAAATTCAGTCTCATGAATTTGTTAGGTGTTACTAAGAAAACCAGTTTGGAACATACATTGTCTAAAGTCTAAACACATTTGTTAAACTAAAGCATTGTAGGTGGAGTTCTGTCTGTGCCTTAGTTCATTAGGATAATTTTCATGATACGAAAAACATGATTTGTGTGTCTGTGATTTGTGATTCAGTTGCTAAAATATTGTAAATCATCAGGAATTAATGTTCTGTGTGGAGTGGGACTGCTATCGACACCGTATGCAGTCAAAGAAGGCGGATGGCTGGGCATGCTTTTGCTGTTTTGTCTGGCTTCCATCTCATTCTACACTGGTATTTTGCTAAAGAGATGTTTGGATAGCTTTCCCGGACTTAAGACTTATCCTGATATTGGACATGCGGCATTCGGCCTGTCTGGCCGCATATTTATATCAGTAAGTTTTCAAGCAACTATCCATCTGTTCATGCACCCCATAACATGTTCTGTTCAATGATCATCCAATTCTGACACAcacaattttgattttgatgcagATAGTACTCTACCTGGAACTTTATGTAAGTTAAAATCTTTGAGAATTATTAGCTCGGTTTGCAAATTTTGTCTTGTGCTTGTACCACTTTTCGGTAAGTAGCATTCACTCTGACTGCTGCCTCTTCAGGGGTGTTGTGTGGAGTACATAATTCTAGTGAGTGATAGCTTGACATTCATATTCCCAGATGCCAGCATAAGTTTCTTGGGACTTGATTTAAGCCCTCACCAGCTCTTTGCTCTGACAACAGCCATCGCAGTTCTTCCGACTGTCTGGCTGAAGAACCTGAGTGTGCTATCTTACCTTTCAGGTGATGCATTTGGCAAACTCACCGAACTCGTTAACAACTGCTCAATATGTTCtagtgaacctgaaccagaggtaTTCATCTTTTTTTGTGTCAGCTGCTGGGGTGGTTGCGACGATATTGGTCATAATCTGCTTGCTCTGGGGGGGTGTGGTAGATCAAATAGGATTCCATCCTGGTGGAAGGGCACTAAATCTGGTGGATCTTCCGGTTGCTCTTGGATTATATGGTTTTGGCTACTCTGGCCATTCGGTTTTCCCAAATATATATTCTTCCATGAAGAGACCATCTCAATTTCCGACTGTCCTCATAATCTGGTACAGCAATAGAAATCATTACCATTCTCAAATATCATTGTTTTATGAGGAATGTGCATACGTTTTCAAGTTGTCTCTTCAGAATTACATGTTTATTTTTGAGGCAGTAATTACCTCAGAAATCATTCCATTTTTTCACTAAGCCATCATTGAGGATCATGAATTATGGTAAATAACAACAACCGGGATTGCATTCGCATCCCTCCATTGAAATTAGAACTCTCTAATATGGTTCCTCTTTGGGCCTGATAGGATTAACTCGCTTATTGCTGAGATGGAAACAACTGGTTCAAATTTTTTGTCAGGTTACTGTAACAGGATCGCATGCGCATCTCCAGCATACAAAACTCATAAAATTATGTTATCAGAGAAACTTTATATTTTTGTGAACTTTCCCGATGACGATCCTACGTCACTGTTGCCGTTAGATCGTTATAGAGGATCCTACTCTTCAATCGGTGTTCTTGTcagatattattattatcttcactGACTAATAGTTATACTTGTGCTAAAAGCATATTTTACATGCAGCTTCGTGTTGTGCACGATTATGTATTCTGCGGTAGCTGTGGCAGGGTATCTGATGTTTGGTGATTCTCTTAAGTCTCAGTTTACACTAAACATGCCTCGCCAATATTTGGCTTCAAAGGTTGCAGTATGGACTACGGTATGGAAATACTATTACATGAATCATTTCATATAATTATTGTTCTAATTCTAATAATCAATCTCCAAATTATGAAACTGTTTGATTTCCAGATCTTGATAAGTAAATGAAGCAGATCCAAGGATTTATATCTCTTAATTAATTACTTTTCTACTGACAACCGTATTGGTCTATGAATTGTAGGTTATAAATCCACTCTCAAAATATGCATTGACTATGACTCCAGTCGCGCTGAGTCTGGAAGAGCTGCTGCCTTCAACTAGTCAATCCAATATAGTCATGCTCTCGCTCAGAACATTTCTGGTTCTCTCCACATTGGTTGTGGCACTTACGCTGCCATTCTTTGGTCAGAATCCTTTTACATAAAATCTTAGTTACAAATTTGCAATATATTTGAATAGCGCAAACCAAGAAACCATTTCAGTCACATCATCTTGTGGTATATATGCAAAATAACAATCTAGTTTCAGGTCATTTCTAGGAGAGTTTTGATTTCTTTGAGATTTGAGTACTCTCGACTGCTTCTGATCGCACATTTCTGGACTTGCAATGCTCTATCAATTTGCTAGGAAAGGCTTAATCATAGTTCATTTTGACTGCAGGATATGTGATGGCACTGCTTGGATCTGTTTTCACAATGCTAGTGGTAAGTTTCCATTGAGGTTAATATTTTGTTCTTCCAAGAGAGTTCTCCTAATTTGCACCGCACCATCAATGCCATGTAGGCTCTCATTTTACCCTGTTCGTGCTACCTCAGCATCAAGCGCAGATCTGTGGATTTTATACAGGTAAAATATAGTCATCTACCGTATCACATTTAAGCTAATAGTCGTCGTCTACGAATCATGCATGCCATATGAAGATAATTGAGGGACAAAAAGCATGTGCTATTTCATTTTTTGGGACGTTTTCTTGAATCCTAGTCAATTATCTTCACATGGAATGCATGATTTGATTGAAGGAGACTTGAGTGCCAGTGGTTAGTACCTTGGCATCATTCATTAGATGGCTCATAGGCAATGTTGTGTAGTTGGACTGATCATATATTTCTCTGTTCAGGCTTCAGTATGTGTTCTAATTATCGTGATCGGACTAGTAAGCTCCTTCATCGGCTCGATTTCCTCGATCAAGCAAATGGTCAATCAGTAAAAGCATCAGCTTCTTTGCAAGTGCCAATCTGATTCTGAAGTATGCTACAGTAAGTCCAAAGAAATAGTTCCATGGCTCTCTGCCATCAGCTTAGTACTTGTGAAGGATGAACCAGTGCAGATCAAGTGACAAAGGTCCCTTGGAAGGTCTCTGATCAGATGGACATAGATGTTACATCTTAAAAGATGTTTTGGTGTGTAATCTAATTCACTTGTCCCTTTTCTGGGCATGTTATCATCAGATTGACTGAAGATGCTGATGGTTTGTTTTATTAGCTGAAAAAGGAAGGAGATAATTCTCACTTATCTTCTTGATTTCTTCTTTCATTTTTAGTCTATGTTCTTCTGATCTATGTTGATTCTAGTTCATGTCATCAGGTGATGGTTTGTTCCATTAGCTGCAAATGGAAGAACATCACTCTCACTTTGTCTCTGTATGATTCTTCTTTCATTTTAGTCTCTGCTTCTAATTCAACCATTTACCACATCAACCAAATTACTCGAACTAAAAAGCTGATATCGGAGATcagatcaaatatatatatatctatacacgAAACCTAATTTTGTCCTTCGACTTCACCATCTCTCTTGTTGGATAAAGCTGAAAGATCTTtgccaacaagaagaagaagaagaagaagacagtagCAGAAGAAGGACGGGTCTCGTCAGGAGTAGTCTCTCCAGCAAATGAGCAAGACGACACAGCGGCGCATGATGTAGAACCTTGCCCTCTGCTCTTTAACCAGACTCGCGCAGCGCCTGGAGAAGGACTGCGTCATGCTTCTCCTTCCCCTGTCCCCCTTCTTCGACAGCTTCCACTTCTCATCCATGTACACCTCCATCCTCAATTCTGGATCTGACAACAGCTGCCCTGACTGGCTTAGCGGAATgcggacagagagagagagagagagggatagagagggagaggaaagcAAGCGTGAGGTTGCAGTGTGGTGAATTGTCTTTATAGACAGAGGAGAGGGGGAGAGCAGCGACGGTGGTTGCCATTACCACCCCATCAACAGGCCCCACCTTTCTCTGCGGAGAATCTGTCGCCGAGACTACCGCGGTGAATCACTGGCGGAGAAAGAAGTGAAAGACTGATCTCCGCAGTCCCCGAGCTTGTCAGCTCCCTGGATTTGGCACTGCACGAGACCTCTGAAACCAACCAGCCTTTTCATTCCTCGCTGCGACCGTGATTTGGATCTTCCGGGCGGCCACCCTGGACACAGCGCATGGCGGACCACACCGAAGCAGCAAGACGAAAGCAGGCCTCGTCCTTCGCCTACGGATCAAACTTCATGAATGGACTTTTACCCTCAGAATGACGGCGATGCAAACGACGGCGGAATCACTGACTCCTCCCTCGCCATGTCGTCCGGGTGATCGCAGCGTGCGCCGACAATGAGCGTTCGTGACGATGCCGACGCGATGCGAGCGTTCCAAATTGCCCGCGTGCCCACGTGGATCCTAACTCCATCGCGACCGTCCGATCGGCATCGCGCACGAGCTCATCGGACGTTGTCAACGGTCAACGCATCAGGAACTTTCTGATCCACCAATTATTGGCGTGGAGGGGGAGTGGGGCCACGTAGAATCGACGACTATGATGAGTTTTTGTCGTGGTGTTCGTGGAGACATTACGTGGTGGAGATCCGAGTAAACTTTGAGGGCACGCAGTCGACAGGGAGTGCTACTCCACGAGGCCTCCGCGGCTGTACGTGCCCTCAAATAGGGACATCCATGCATGCACCTACCACCATAGCCTTTGTCCAAGTTTCATTCTAAGATCATGTGGAATAAGTGTCAACCCACATCATGCGTTTCTACCCATGATGTGTTGTTTAGGGAAACAGTGGCAAGGCAAAATTTTCACTGCAACGTAGCTTTGTCTGCCACGTGGGCTGGATAACTTTGTTTAAGGTGTTTACGAGAGAGGACACGAGACAAGGCATGTGGTGAGTGGACCAGTCGGAGCATTGGACTCTACTGCACCAAATCATGCATACATGACATCGATTTCACTCATGCGAAAACCTCACTAGAAATTACGGTccaaaagaaaattaataataataataataataataataataaagcagcAAGCCCAAGAGGAGGAGGAATCAACCCATCGAACGGTCAGCATCAACATCTCGGGAGATCGGATGGCGGAGGGGGCAGCTTCTGGGTGGGGAGTGCCCCGTCGTTGACCAGCCACGCCATCCTCAACCCCCAGCTGAGATGCACGTCGATATGGCAGTGCATGAGCCATGCGCCTGTCACGCAACCACGTCAACGTTATTGACCGAAGCTGGAAGATGATATGATTGCACGGTCGTACGCTTACCAGGGTTATCAGCAAGGAAGCGGATGGCGAGCCATCCGCCGGCCGGGACGCCGACGGTGTTCTTCTCCACGGGGTCGACCAGATTGAACTTGGGAGGGTCGTTCATCGGGTCGTAGTTCCCGAAGCCTGTCCCCACCACGTAGAAGTTGTGGCCATGGAGGTGCATCGGGTGGTTCTCCGCCCCTAGGATGCTGGTGTCCTGCATCACCACCTCCACGCTGGTGTTGAACGGCAGCACCACCACCTTCGTTCCATGGCTCACGAACGTGTTGTTGGGGGCAGTCCCCGTGTAGTTGAAGGGAGACGGAGGGTTGTTGGGGAAGTCCGTCGTGTACACCCCGTAAGACCGAGCCAAGTAGTGAGCCTGGAGCAGAGCGGTGGAGGGGAACGCAAAGGAGACGTTGTTGATGGACGCAGCAAACTTGGTGCCATTGGGGCCTTGGCAAGTTTGGTTCGCGGGGCAGGGGTCGGCGCCGAGGCCGACCGTGAAGTAGAATCGCCGGTCGACGGTTCGCGGCACGTTGGCGGGATACCGAGCATCCGCGAGGCTGCGAAGCTTGCTGGAGAAGTTGGTGGCGTAAGCAGTGTCATTAAGAGATGGAAGCGCCGGCCTCAAGAGCGGCAGCTTCGTGCTGCCGGAACCGATCGGGTTCGGGTATTCGAGGACGCCGGCGGTGGTGGTGTTGTCGAACGTGCCTTGCCCGGTGGCATAAGGCCGCGCCGCGaagaggaaagcggcgttaggaaACGTCGGCTTCGCGTGCAAAAGGACGTTGGTGGTCTGGCCGGGCGTGACGAGGACGGTGTCAGCGTCGAAGGGCTTGACGTAATTGGCGTCGGTCTCGACGACGGTGACCGTGTGGTTGGCGATGCTGAAGAAGAGCTCGTCGTTGAGTGCAGCGTTGATCAGTCGAAGTAGGTACGTCTTCCCGGGTTTCACCTTCAGTTTGAACGTATCTATCGACCATGCAAATCATAATGTTAGCAGCAAAGACATGGCGAGATGAGTTCTAAGGCGGTCTTCTCCGATTGGAGATTACCTTTTCCCGAGCAATAATACAAGCGCCCGGGAAGACCATCGATCGTGTAAGCGTCAGAGACATTTGGCTCTGCACCAGTCTGCAGAGCCTGGGCAATGACAGCCTCTGGATCTGCATTAAACCACTCACCTGCAACATCAAGTGTTCATGAGATTATGATTCATATAGCCATACAATAAACTCAAGATCTTTTGATTACCGAAGATGATAGGGACTTCGTTGTACGGTTTCGGAAACGGGTAAGGAACGCCGGGCTTGGGGAGGATGATGAGAGCGCCATAGACGGTGGCCCTCAGCCAAGAGGCATGTGCGTGCCACCAAAACGTGCCTCTCTGACCTGCGAGGGTGAAGTTGTAGACGTAGCTCCGCCCGGTTTGGATGGCGCACTGAGTGATGTGTTCTGGGCCATCCGCCCATCCGCTGTGCAGCTgccttatgccatgcctgcaccaCCCAAGCTCGTGTCGCTCAAACTTGACCTGAGGCGTTGAGATGAGAGCGGCATGCAGCAAAAGGAGCTCAACGTACCAGTGTATGGTGATGTTGTTCTCAACATGATTCACCACCTTAACCACAACACGATCACCTTCTCTCGCGACGATCTTTGGCCCCGGGAACTCCCCGTTCACCGTCACAATGCTCTTCGTCTTGCACAGCCTCGTCACATTCCGCAGTGTTATCTGCAAAAAAGCAAATCTTATTCCCGCTTCCACTAGGTTTCACGGACATCTACGAGTACGTAACCTACATCGAACTTGTAATGCCTCGTAGCACCAGATGAGAGCTCTGCCGACGCGAGCAAAATGGTCGCCGCGAGAAGCAAAGTTCTCACAGGAACTGCCGAAGAAACAACACCCATGGATGCACGGTGAACGAGTTGAGCCCGTAGTATTGGCACAGTCAATGGAGATGGATAAGAGCACGtccaatatgtatatatatatatgcaggaGATGGCTTGGTTTAATAGGTAAGATATGAAATCTTTCAGATCCAAAGGCGTTGGTCGAGCTGAACTTTAGAGTGTTCATAAAGAAAATTTCGATTGAAATTGGAAGTGCAGTACTCTCAAAAGTCATATCAACAGATTCTCTCTTCTTAGGCGACTGTTTGAAGTGGATTCAAATCAATTAAGAACCAAAAGCCATTTCGTGATCACAAAGACAACACTTGAATATTGGATCGCTCGTTTTGGTATTAACGTGCAAGCATAGGGTTGTTGAAATCGAATTCAACAGAACCCACTGTACTTACTACataccaactctctctctctctctctctctcttatagtcAATAACTTGTTTGCTTTGTGACCAAGCTACTGGCCAAAATCCAGATCCTGTGATGCACTATTATTGATGTTAGTATTGCTGCTCTTAAAGATCAAATTTGAATGGTTGCTCATAAAATTTCTCTAGTTTctaaagcaaaaaagaaaatgaaacaatGGAATTCATGAATTAAATGGTGTATTGTTTCTTCATAAAAGATAAGGTCATTCAAAACATACAGCCAAGAATACTTGATATTGTCAGCAAAAGAGACTCTTTGCTGAAGTGTTCATACATGCTTGATAAAGAAGTTGCACTGGAAAAGAAAATTGCACAGCCAAGAATACTTATAATCCATCCTCAACAGAGTAAAGAGTCCATCATGATATGACTTAGCTTGGCACACAAATCACTTCATTTTCTGGCAGGTAACAAGTCTTCTCCACTGCTGTTAGCTCTTTTTATTGATTGGAGACCTCAAACTCTATCTAAAATTTCAGTAGGAAATGCTTCTTCTGCAGATGAAAAGAACAACCAACCTGCAGAGTTCTTTAAAGGGAAAAACGTAGCGATCACCACAGGCTGTAGGTTAACTGTTACAGTGAAGACTCCATGCAAGAGAGTGTGACTAAGTAATGGTCTTATAGTGAATCAAATCTTTCAAACTTTAATTGGGAATGTATCAGATTTATGCA is from Musa acuminata AAA Group cultivar baxijiao chromosome BXJ1-6, Cavendish_Baxijiao_AAA, whole genome shotgun sequence and encodes:
- the LOC135677275 gene encoding glycerol-3-phosphate acyltransferase 5-like, encoding MEDRHSGRPESGSIVSELEGTLLDDVDPFPYFMLLAFETSGLIRFAALLFLWPLLRLLHSIGMAGLSLQLTVFVAVAGVRESEMEAVARAVLPKFFMDDVNMAAWNVFSSFKSKVVVTSWPRVMVERFVKDHLHADDVVGRELEISRFGYATGFFKRAEKDSPLCKLRAIFKDDKPDAGFGRRTSARSFLSFCKEQYHLPMAACDLKQSQELSRPRPVVFHDGRLVARPTPLTALLIVLWMPLGVVVAFVRITIGLIIPIRWIPAVAPFLGGKLIMRGRPPPPAATSKGGVLFVCTHRTLMDPVVLSMVLGRKVAAVTYSISRLSEILSPIPTIRLTRDRRVDAERIKSELAKGDLVVCPEGTTCREPFLLRFSALFAELTDQIVPVAMNYRVGFFHATTARGWKAMDPIFFFMNPRPVYEVTFLNQLPMEATCSAGKSPYDVANYVQRILGATLGFECTNFTRKDKYRVLAGNDGTVNFKSTTPWMARVKEVM
- the LOC135677277 gene encoding amino acid transporter AVT1C-like, which codes for MKTDEEMGPDRGVVFETDDEDNLAHQHGGSDCSPSSSSPSSASSYGDHIGGDPSSYQTTWPQSYRPSIDVFSSVPSPRVGFLAGSSLVRVGSSFLRASMVSTHEDELSFTKPFVSYDSVTDHDGPEAIPPPDVPMKSSFAFASYCELPPPHQCSAAQAVVNGINVLCGVGLLSTPYAVKEGGWLGMLLLFCLASISFYTGILLKRCLDSFPGLKTYPDIGHAAFGLSGRIFISIVLYLELYGCCVEYIILVSDSLTFIFPDASISFLGLDLSPHQLFALTTAIAVLPTVWLKNLSVLSYLSAAGVVATILVIICLLWGGVVDQIGFHPGGRALNLVDLPVALGLYGFGYSGHSVFPNIYSSMKRPSQFPTVLIICFVLCTIMYSAVAVAGYLMFGDSLKSQFTLNMPRQYLASKVAVWTTVINPLSKYALTMTPVALSLEELLPSTSQSNIVMLSLRTFLVLSTLVVALTLPFFGYVMALLGSVFTMLVALILPCSCYLSIKRRSVDFIQASVCVLIIVIGLVSSFIGSISSIKQMVNQ
- the LOC103990169 gene encoding laccase-4: MGVVSSAVPVRTLLLAATILLASAELSSGATRHYKFDITLRNVTRLCKTKSIVTVNGEFPGPKIVAREGDRVVVKVVNHVENNITIHWHGIRQLHSGWADGPEHITQCAIQTGRSYVYNFTLAGQRGTFWWHAHASWLRATVYGALIILPKPGVPYPFPKPYNEVPIIFGEWFNADPEAVIAQALQTGAEPNVSDAYTIDGLPGRLYYCSGKDTFKLKVKPGKTYLLRLINAALNDELFFSIANHTVTVVETDANYVKPFDADTVLVTPGQTTNVLLHAKPTFPNAAFLFAARPYATGQGTFDNTTTAGVLEYPNPIGSGSTKLPLLRPALPSLNDTAYATNFSSKLRSLADARYPANVPRTVDRRFYFTVGLGADPCPANQTCQGPNGTKFAASINNVSFAFPSTALLQAHYLARSYGVYTTDFPNNPPSPFNYTGTAPNNTFVSHGTKVVVLPFNTSVEVVMQDTSILGAENHPMHLHGHNFYVVGTGFGNYDPMNDPPKFNLVDPVEKNTVGVPAGGWLAIRFLADNPGAWLMHCHIDVHLSWGLRMAWLVNDGALPTQKLPPPPSDLPRC